A part of Desulfomicrobium baculatum DSM 4028 genomic DNA contains:
- a CDS encoding PilZ domain-containing protein: MNIFDKKGTRKNTKISFRTDDETFAKLKSICRIENKTTSSLIENILTEYVLIHDNDSLLEQEKRLSPRKKCSIPAVIFANNDNDKIYYNCLIKSLSTNSAQLVLKNVLLNEKFQNNFHILFNLPKSNHPLLLPCQLIRSTCMEKECLIISKIIFSNNADSEILLKYLQKNDFTEINDKK; encoded by the coding sequence ATGAATATTTTCGACAAAAAAGGAACACGTAAAAACACGAAAATCTCATTTCGCACAGACGATGAAACTTTCGCTAAACTCAAATCAATTTGCAGAATAGAAAACAAAACGACTTCATCTTTAATTGAAAACATACTTACAGAATATGTGCTGATCCATGATAACGACTCGCTTCTAGAACAAGAAAAAAGGCTTTCTCCGCGAAAAAAATGCTCAATACCTGCCGTGATATTTGCCAATAACGACAATGATAAAATCTATTATAATTGTTTAATCAAAAGTTTATCAACAAATTCCGCACAACTTGTTTTAAAAAATGTTTTATTGAACGAAAAATTTCAAAATAATTTTCATATCCTTTTTAATTTACCAAAAAGCAATCATCCGCTACTTCTTCCTTGTCAACTTATCCGCTCAACTTGCATGGAAAAAGAATGCCTGATTATTTCAAAAATTATTTTTTCAAACAATGCAGACAGCGAAATTTTACTAAAGTATTTGCAAAAAAATGATTTTACAGAAATTAATGATAAAAAATAA
- a CDS encoding PilZ domain-containing protein yields the protein MSENKRMHIRKDCLVPVRYVYEGQSKTQYARLINYSDGGLCLKTRTPIQKDAKLELSLEGYSPESSMGEFDRYPVAVCWSKEIPERGLPVYETGLKYRG from the coding sequence ATGTCTGAAAACAAGCGCATGCATATTCGCAAAGACTGCCTGGTGCCTGTTCGGTATGTCTATGAAGGTCAGAGCAAGACCCAGTATGCCCGTTTGATCAATTACAGCGACGGTGGCCTGTGTCTCAAGACCCGTACGCCCATCCAGAAGGACGCCAAGCTCGAGCTTTCTCTGGAAGGTTATTCTCCCGAATCATCCATGGGCGAATTCGACCGTTACCCTGTGGCCGTTTGCTGGAGCAAGGAAATCCCCGAGAGAGGATTGCCGGTTTACGAGACCGGGTTGAAATACAGGGGATAG
- a CDS encoding pilus assembly protein PilP, translating to MKVHIWTLTVLFFLCGTVYAAEGTTDTPGQEFPDWITPQQPPYDAKGKIDPFVSFVKIREYELMQAAKKAKIEKKAATPLETVDVRSLKLIGIINKEGGNSMAMVELPDGKGYLIRPGMTIGLYDGVVTSIGNEVLVVEEDVIDVFGEAKKRLINLRLRQEKE from the coding sequence ATGAAAGTACACATTTGGACCCTGACAGTTTTGTTTTTCTTATGTGGGACTGTCTATGCCGCCGAGGGTACGACGGATACGCCCGGTCAGGAATTTCCGGACTGGATAACGCCACAACAGCCCCCGTATGACGCGAAGGGTAAAATAGACCCGTTCGTATCTTTCGTGAAGATTCGCGAATACGAGCTCATGCAAGCCGCCAAAAAAGCCAAAATTGAAAAGAAGGCGGCCACCCCGCTGGAAACAGTGGATGTCCGCAGCTTAAAGCTCATCGGGATTATCAACAAAGAGGGCGGAAATTCCATGGCGATGGTTGAATTGCCGGATGGCAAAGGGTATTTGATTCGCCCTGGGATGACTATAGGATTGTATGATGGCGTCGTTACTTCTATCGGGAATGAAGTTCTTGTCGTCGAGGAAGATGTCATTGATGTTTTTGGTGAAGCTAAAAAGCGATTAATTAATTTAAGATTGCGGCAAGAGAAGGAGTAG
- a CDS encoding type IV pilus secretin PilQ, translated as MKIFRAISGFLFLGCIVVLTSCATHSKPANMETGDAAGLSVQDLQTVVVSEALGKTIIDIPLDANAQIYADHDANDNIKVSFTPPVTDFELPASVTALVSDIKKDMDGERVASLNIVLNENSKFLLSKQSDTLGRLMLVADEAISPQLPSNYITSLNFKPKNDSLQVVTYSSLPFEVTPGQDGDFKLTFRKVQFQDSLLKKYDVTKLGSSIDYVTALNGNDGNAYLSFAGAKNPALSVLRKGDETHILIKGKGTQVAQADSAVAEAAGAGDAIAENASEIQELNTLFPGMKERYTGERISIDLQDADVEHVLRLISEISGYNLILDDDISGKISLKLVDIPWDQALDLVLLQRGLGMVIKGNIMRIASTTKLEAERVQLQKAREAAIQAQVSMQNLAPLKTEYMQINYNTAAEFEGKVKTMLTGRGSVSSDPRTNILIVTDTEDTLKRVDSFIKKLDRAERQVMIEARLVYATDEFQRSLGVKWGTSYATETAANLPSEQWRGTFASTGLNAINTVNGITLGGTIGKFLGEDLFALDAALQLGEANNLVKTISSPRILTLNNNRAEIQQGTKLATATESESGGTTTEYEEAVLKISVLPQITPDNKLILDLEISDDSPKSDGRDIDTKQTKTKMMVSDRETIVIGGVQKTTETSNTNQIPGLGDVPGLGWLFKNTYDAKSKAELLIFIQPRIM; from the coding sequence ATGAAGATCTTCAGAGCGATATCTGGATTTTTATTTTTAGGTTGTATCGTTGTGCTGACTTCTTGCGCAACGCACTCTAAGCCTGCTAATATGGAAACAGGTGATGCAGCTGGCCTTTCTGTTCAAGATTTGCAAACAGTGGTGGTTTCTGAAGCGTTAGGCAAAACAATCATCGATATTCCACTGGATGCCAATGCGCAAATTTATGCTGATCACGATGCTAATGACAATATAAAAGTTTCATTCACTCCGCCGGTTACTGATTTTGAACTACCGGCAAGTGTTACAGCGCTTGTCTCTGATATTAAAAAAGATATGGATGGAGAAAGGGTTGCCTCTTTGAATATTGTTTTGAATGAGAACAGTAAATTTCTTTTATCGAAACAATCTGACACCCTTGGACGCCTGATGTTGGTAGCAGACGAAGCGATATCTCCACAGCTTCCATCGAACTACATTACGTCTCTGAATTTCAAACCTAAAAATGATTCTTTGCAGGTCGTCACTTATTCGAGTTTGCCTTTTGAAGTGACCCCTGGGCAAGATGGAGATTTCAAACTTACGTTCCGCAAAGTGCAATTTCAGGATTCGTTGCTGAAAAAATATGATGTGACAAAGCTTGGATCATCAATTGATTACGTCACCGCGCTTAACGGTAATGATGGCAACGCCTATCTTTCATTCGCCGGCGCAAAAAATCCCGCTTTGTCCGTTCTGCGTAAAGGAGACGAAACACATATCTTGATCAAGGGGAAAGGCACTCAGGTGGCTCAAGCCGATAGTGCCGTCGCCGAAGCTGCTGGAGCCGGAGACGCGATTGCTGAAAATGCGAGCGAAATTCAAGAGCTCAATACCCTTTTTCCAGGCATGAAAGAGCGTTATACTGGTGAGAGGATATCTATTGATTTACAGGACGCTGATGTTGAACATGTATTGCGTCTTATTTCTGAAATCAGCGGCTACAATTTGATTCTTGATGATGATATTTCAGGGAAAATCTCTCTTAAGCTTGTCGATATTCCTTGGGATCAGGCTCTTGATCTGGTACTTTTGCAAAGAGGTCTGGGCATGGTCATAAAGGGCAACATCATGCGCATCGCTTCGACCACCAAACTTGAAGCAGAACGCGTTCAGCTGCAGAAAGCCCGCGAGGCCGCCATTCAGGCGCAGGTCAGCATGCAGAATCTTGCTCCGCTGAAGACTGAATACATGCAAATCAATTATAACACCGCCGCCGAGTTTGAAGGCAAGGTCAAGACGATGTTGACCGGTCGCGGTTCCGTTTCTTCGGATCCGCGTACGAACATTCTGATTGTAACCGACACTGAAGACACCTTGAAGCGGGTGGACAGTTTCATCAAGAAACTGGATCGCGCTGAACGACAGGTTATGATCGAGGCCCGGCTTGTCTACGCTACGGATGAATTTCAGAGAAGTCTTGGGGTCAAATGGGGTACGTCTTATGCTACGGAAACGGCAGCAAACCTTCCGAGTGAGCAATGGCGCGGCACTTTTGCTTCCACGGGCCTTAATGCAATCAATACTGTCAATGGAATCACCCTTGGCGGGACAATAGGTAAATTTTTGGGCGAAGACTTGTTTGCGCTGGATGCCGCACTGCAACTCGGTGAAGCCAACAATCTGGTTAAAACGATTTCCTCTCCTCGAATTCTGACGCTCAACAACAACAGAGCTGAGATACAACAGGGCACCAAGCTTGCCACCGCGACTGAATCCGAGAGTGGTGGCACCACGACCGAGTACGAGGAAGCTGTTTTAAAAATTTCAGTCCTTCCTCAGATAACTCCGGATAACAAGCTTATTCTGGATCTGGAGATAAGTGACGATAGCCCCAAGAGTGACGGGCGTGATATCGACACAAAGCAGACCAAAACTAAAATGATGGTTAGTGATCGCGAGACCATTGTTATCGGCGGTGTGCAAAAAACCACGGAAACCAGCAATACGAACCAGATACCCGGTTTGGGTGATGTGCCTGGCCTTGGCTGGCTCTTCAAGAACACCTACGATGCCAAGTCCAAAGCTGAACTGCTCATATTCATTCAGCCTCGTATCATGTAG
- the hysB gene encoding NiFeSe hydrogenase small subunit, which yields MSLSRREFVKLCSAGVAGLGISQIYHPGIVHAMTEGAKKAPVIWVQGQGCTGCSVSLLNAVHPRIKEILLDVISLEFHPTVMASEGEMALAHMYEIAEKFNGNFFLLVEGAIPTAKEGRYCVVGETLDAKGHHHEITMMELIRDLAPKSLATVAIGTCAAYGGIPAAAGNVTGSKSVRDFFAEEKIEKLLVNVPGCPPHPDWMVGTLVAAWSHVLNPTEHPLPELDDDGRPLLFFGDNIHENCPYLDKYDNSEFAETFTKPGCKAELGCKGPSTYADCAKRRWNNGINWCVENAVCIGCVEPDFPDGKSPFYVAE from the coding sequence ATGAGTCTTAGCAGACGTGAGTTCGTAAAACTGTGCTCCGCAGGTGTCGCCGGATTGGGAATTTCCCAGATTTATCATCCGGGCATCGTGCACGCCATGACCGAAGGAGCCAAAAAAGCTCCGGTCATCTGGGTACAGGGACAGGGTTGTACTGGTTGCTCCGTTTCTCTGCTCAACGCAGTCCATCCCAGAATCAAGGAGATTCTGCTGGATGTGATCAGCCTTGAGTTCCATCCCACCGTCATGGCAAGTGAAGGTGAGATGGCATTGGCGCATATGTACGAAATTGCTGAAAAGTTTAACGGCAACTTTTTCTTGCTGGTGGAAGGTGCCATCCCCACCGCCAAGGAAGGTCGCTACTGCGTTGTCGGTGAAACTCTGGATGCCAAAGGGCATCATCATGAAATCACCATGATGGAACTGATCCGGGATCTGGCACCCAAGTCTCTGGCCACCGTGGCCATAGGTACTTGTGCCGCTTACGGCGGCATTCCCGCGGCTGCAGGCAACGTCACCGGCTCCAAGAGCGTGCGTGACTTCTTTGCCGAAGAGAAGATCGAAAAACTGCTGGTCAACGTGCCCGGATGTCCGCCCCATCCGGACTGGATGGTCGGCACTCTGGTTGCCGCATGGAGCCATGTCCTCAATCCGACCGAGCATCCCCTGCCCGAATTGGATGATGACGGCCGCCCGCTGCTGTTCTTTGGCGACAACATCCACGAGAACTGTCCGTATCTTGATAAATACGACAACTCCGAATTCGCGGAAACCTTCACCAAGCCGGGCTGCAAGGCCGAACTTGGCTGCAAGGGTCCGTCCACCTATGCCGATTGCGCCAAGCGTCGCTGGAACAACGGCATAAACTGGTGTGTCGAGAACGCCGTGTGTATCGGCTGTGTGGAACCGGACTTTCCGGACGGAAAGTCTCCTTTCTATGTAGCGGAATAA
- a CDS encoding ABC transporter substrate-binding protein: protein MLKLSLTMLILCAVTADAATLLNISIVHSYHKEYAWEQSLTSGLLDTLPKNATLDHFYLDTKRLPKTQHEERAKTVLQQLAASQPDLIILCDDNAAKYLGPHLKNGSTPVVYVGINRNPRDYGLFPALNMTGILERPLLKRSLHSMCRLVNPDDTKVLVLFDSDSTSDAVLHEAFKGESYFNLGKVRVELKQFELLENWQNALRNAKAEGFDTVYIGLYHTLRNSVGEHVPDAEVIAWANAHAPVPIFAFWDFAVGKGKTIGGHVLSGRDQGLAGGEIVTEILNGRPPAAIPPRSAKEGSYQFSIHELNRFGITLPQKIRQQAVMLP, encoded by the coding sequence ATGCTGAAGCTGTCCTTGACTATGCTTATCTTGTGCGCGGTCACAGCCGACGCAGCAACACTATTAAATATAAGCATTGTTCATAGCTATCACAAGGAGTACGCTTGGGAACAAAGTTTGACCAGCGGCCTTTTGGACACCTTGCCGAAAAACGCAACCCTCGATCATTTTTACCTGGACACCAAGCGCCTGCCAAAAACCCAGCACGAGGAGCGTGCCAAAACAGTTTTGCAGCAACTGGCCGCAAGCCAACCTGACCTGATCATCCTCTGCGACGACAATGCGGCCAAATATCTGGGCCCGCACCTCAAAAACGGTTCAACTCCGGTCGTATACGTCGGCATCAATCGCAACCCCAGAGACTACGGCCTCTTTCCTGCCCTCAACATGACCGGAATTCTCGAGCGCCCTCTTCTCAAGCGTTCGCTGCATTCCATGTGTCGACTGGTCAACCCGGATGATACCAAGGTGCTTGTCCTGTTTGACTCTGACTCCACATCCGATGCCGTACTGCACGAAGCTTTCAAAGGAGAATCGTATTTCAACCTGGGCAAGGTGCGCGTAGAACTCAAGCAATTCGAATTGTTGGAAAACTGGCAAAACGCACTTCGTAACGCCAAAGCCGAGGGTTTCGACACCGTCTACATCGGCCTCTACCACACTTTGCGCAACAGCGTGGGCGAGCATGTGCCGGATGCAGAGGTGATCGCCTGGGCCAACGCCCACGCCCCTGTACCCATTTTCGCTTTTTGGGATTTTGCGGTCGGCAAGGGTAAAACAATTGGCGGACATGTGCTCAGCGGACGCGACCAAGGTCTGGCAGGCGGCGAAATCGTGACCGAAATTCTGAACGGCAGACCGCCAGCGGCAATCCCTCCCCGTTCCGCAAAGGAAGGTTCATACCAGTTCAGCATTCATGAATTGAATCGATTCGGCATTACGCTGCCGCAAAAAATCCGGCAACAGGCAGTCATGCTTCCGTGA
- a CDS encoding GntR family transcriptional regulator, whose protein sequence is METKNLLKRRVLRDDVAEYLMESILKGDLNPGDKIIESKLARELSISQGAVREAIRDLIAQGVLETEPYKGTRIRTLTKEQLNDYYDVRTEIEALAVRWSIIKHESKYLDLAFLKSCVDNMKICVDNNDSKNMRKHDMAFHLAIVQAAHSESLEKAWNSLGNYYWTYIAVYYDHAASLLQAQVVKHQTMYEAIAAADINAYANCVRGHYFDTDQLFPEKK, encoded by the coding sequence ATGGAAACTAAAAATTTGCTAAAAAGAAGAGTTTTGCGAGACGATGTTGCGGAATACTTGATGGAATCCATTCTCAAAGGGGATCTCAACCCTGGAGACAAAATAATCGAATCAAAATTGGCAAGAGAACTGTCCATCAGCCAAGGCGCAGTACGAGAGGCCATCCGCGACCTCATCGCTCAAGGCGTATTGGAGACGGAACCCTACAAGGGAACGCGCATACGGACCCTCACGAAAGAACAGCTCAATGATTACTATGACGTACGCACGGAAATTGAAGCGCTGGCTGTGAGATGGAGCATCATCAAACATGAATCTAAATATCTTGATCTCGCCTTTTTAAAAAGCTGCGTGGACAATATGAAAATCTGCGTCGATAACAATGACTCGAAAAACATGCGAAAACACGACATGGCTTTTCATTTGGCCATAGTCCAAGCAGCGCATAGCGAATCACTTGAAAAAGCGTGGAACTCACTGGGAAATTACTACTGGACCTACATTGCGGTTTACTACGACCATGCCGCTTCATTGCTGCAAGCTCAAGTCGTAAAACACCAAACCATGTACGAAGCCATCGCAGCAGCCGACATCAACGCCTACGCGAACTGTGTACGCGGCCACTACTTCGATACTGACCAACTCTTTCCAGAAAAGAAATAA
- a CDS encoding FadR/GntR family transcriptional regulator, translating to MTTSIQQKRTYEEITTRLQTMVQNDDLKPGDRLPPERQLAILFGVSRNSVREAIKSLEQHGMLVSRPGAGTFIAENNPASLASAMGDAFARERHRLDDIFELRLLLEPQIAHLAAQRIKQHELAELQDLIHAYKKNLGDGLPVFFFDQAFHDAIAAATGNQSIILLMEQMHDLLRESRDEALQSPARNAKSLEDHHAILAALNSHDPERAREAMTEHLKHTREIVFTSTTGEK from the coding sequence GTGACAACATCCATTCAGCAAAAAAGAACTTACGAAGAAATCACCACACGTCTGCAGACAATGGTGCAGAACGATGACCTGAAACCTGGCGATCGCCTGCCGCCGGAACGCCAACTCGCAATACTGTTCGGAGTTTCGCGCAATTCCGTACGCGAGGCAATCAAAAGCCTGGAGCAGCACGGCATGCTGGTCAGCAGGCCAGGGGCAGGCACCTTCATTGCCGAAAATAATCCGGCCAGCCTGGCGTCGGCCATGGGCGACGCCTTTGCGCGGGAAAGACACCGTCTGGACGACATCTTTGAACTGCGCCTCCTGCTTGAGCCTCAGATCGCTCATCTGGCCGCCCAGCGCATCAAACAGCATGAGCTTGCGGAGTTGCAGGACCTTATTCACGCCTATAAAAAAAACCTTGGGGATGGCCTGCCCGTCTTTTTTTTCGATCAGGCTTTCCACGACGCCATTGCCGCCGCTACCGGCAACCAATCCATCATCCTGCTCATGGAGCAGATGCATGATCTGCTGCGCGAAAGCCGGGATGAGGCGCTGCAATCGCCCGCCCGCAATGCCAAGTCGCTGGAGGATCATCATGCAATCCTGGCGGCCTTGAACTCACACGATCCGGAGCGTGCCCGGGAAGCCATGACGGAACACCTCAAACATACCAGAGAGATAGTTTTTACCTCAACCACGGGAGAAAAATAA
- a CDS encoding NF038143 family protein, with product MSIKNANQKKQQILDHESQLARQLAMQVLEKPKPPIWMIFVPIFFVFFVQKMNQYKSGLTEFVDNYIRARRHALEAALEAEETGNPANVAGLVEKVGNIPEQAKPFFADWMAVLVDHYRLLLTAQGNSHSTLVRAGYHSKTNYLLFCNCLNKAENAYSMALLPEMEGDNQDLHHVIKKIDACVTNLRRQDADAIFP from the coding sequence ATGAGCATAAAAAACGCCAACCAAAAAAAGCAGCAGATTTTGGACCATGAATCGCAGCTGGCCCGCCAACTGGCCATGCAGGTTCTCGAAAAACCCAAACCGCCCATCTGGATGATTTTTGTACCAATATTCTTTGTTTTCTTCGTACAAAAGATGAACCAGTACAAAAGCGGGCTAACGGAATTCGTCGACAACTACATAAGGGCACGGCGGCACGCCTTGGAGGCGGCCCTGGAAGCCGAAGAGACCGGAAATCCTGCGAACGTGGCGGGACTTGTGGAAAAAGTGGGGAATATTCCGGAGCAGGCAAAGCCTTTTTTCGCGGACTGGATGGCCGTCCTGGTCGACCACTATCGTCTGCTGCTGACCGCACAGGGCAATAGCCATTCAACGCTGGTGCGCGCCGGCTACCACAGCAAAACGAACTATCTGCTGTTCTGCAATTGCCTGAACAAAGCCGAAAACGCGTACAGCATGGCACTTCTTCCGGAAATGGAAGGAGACAACCAGGACCTTCATCATGTCATCAAAAAAATAGACGCCTGCGTCACAAATCTGCGTCGACAGGATGCTGACGCAATCTTCCCTTAA
- a CDS encoding alpha-hydroxy-acid oxidizing protein, which produces MKEIRKTARDLMTGFCRVCPVCNGKACAGEVPGMGGLGTGSAFMSNVQALAKVTFNMRLVHEITEPDTSTSILGLDLSMPVMAAPIGGVSFNMGGKRTEEEYIKAIIDGSRQAGIIGCTGDGVPPFIHESGLAAIATAGGHGIPFIKPWEDAELYEKLAKARDCGAKIIGMDIDAAGLITLRKMGRPVSPKSVDTLREIIAKAGVKFIIKGVMTPEDASLALQAGADAIVVSNHGGRVLDHTPGTAEVLPGIAGQMKGKLGIIVDGGVRTGADVLKMLALGADAIMVGRPFSIAAMGNLTEGVATYSATLRTELMQAMVMTGTESIAKVSPTILYSKA; this is translated from the coding sequence ATGAAGGAAATACGAAAAACCGCCCGCGATCTGATGACCGGCTTCTGTCGCGTGTGCCCTGTTTGCAACGGCAAGGCTTGCGCAGGAGAAGTTCCAGGAATGGGCGGACTCGGCACCGGCTCGGCCTTCATGTCCAACGTACAGGCTTTGGCCAAAGTGACTTTCAACATGCGTTTGGTGCATGAAATCACCGAACCCGATACCAGCACCAGCATCCTGGGACTGGACTTGTCCATGCCCGTCATGGCGGCGCCCATCGGCGGAGTTTCATTTAATATGGGCGGGAAGCGCACTGAAGAAGAGTACATAAAGGCGATCATCGACGGGAGCCGGCAGGCAGGAATCATCGGCTGTACCGGAGACGGAGTGCCGCCCTTCATCCACGAATCCGGGCTGGCAGCCATCGCGACTGCGGGCGGACACGGCATCCCGTTCATCAAACCCTGGGAAGACGCCGAACTCTACGAGAAATTAGCCAAGGCCAGGGACTGTGGAGCCAAAATCATAGGAATGGACATCGACGCGGCCGGCCTTATCACGCTGCGCAAAATGGGACGCCCGGTCTCTCCCAAATCGGTGGACACGCTGCGGGAGATCATTGCCAAGGCGGGAGTGAAGTTCATCATCAAGGGCGTCATGACCCCGGAAGACGCGTCACTGGCTTTGCAGGCAGGAGCCGATGCCATAGTCGTTTCCAACCATGGCGGACGAGTGCTCGATCATACGCCGGGAACAGCCGAGGTATTGCCGGGCATCGCAGGACAGATGAAGGGAAAACTGGGAATAATCGTGGATGGAGGGGTACGCACAGGTGCCGACGTACTCAAGATGCTCGCCCTGGGAGCGGACGCAATCATGGTCGGCAGGCCTTTCAGCATAGCAGCCATGGGCAATCTGACCGAAGGCGTTGCTACCTACAGCGCCACACTTCGCACCGAACTCATGCAGGCCATGGTCATGACCGGCACGGAATCGATAGCGAAGGTTTCACCGACGATACTCTACAGCAAGGCCTAA
- the hysA gene encoding NiFeSe hydrogenase large subunit HysA: protein MSQAATPAADGKVKISIDPLTRVEGHLKIEVEVKDGKVVDAKCSGGMFRGFEQILRGRDPRDSSQIVQRICGVCPTAHCTASVMAQDDAFGVKVTTNGRITRNLIFGANYLQSHILHFYHLAALDYVKGPDVSPFVPRYANADLLTDRIKDGAKADATNTYGLNQYLKALEIRRICHEMVAMFGGRMPHVQGMVVGGATEIPTADKVAEYAARFKEVQKFVIEEYLPLIYTLGSVYTDLFETGIGWKNVIAFGVFPEDDDYKTFLLKPGVYIDGKDEEFDSKLVKEYVGHSFFDHSAPGGLHYSVGETNPNPDKPGAYSFVKAPRYKDKPCEVGPLARMWVQNPELSPVGQKLLKELYGIEAKNFRDLGDKAFSIMGRHVARAEETWLTAVAVEKWLKQVQPGAETYVKSEIPDAAEGTGFTEAPRGALLHYLKIKDKKIENYQIVSATLWNANPRDDMGQRGPIEEALIGVPVPDIKNPVNVGRLVRSYDPULGCAVHVLHAETGEEHVVNID from the coding sequence GTGTCACAAGCAGCTACTCCCGCAGCTGACGGGAAAGTTAAGATTTCCATTGATCCGTTGACCCGGGTTGAAGGTCATCTCAAGATTGAAGTTGAAGTCAAAGACGGCAAGGTCGTCGATGCCAAGTGTTCCGGCGGAATGTTCCGTGGGTTCGAGCAGATTCTGCGCGGCCGCGATCCCAGGGATTCTTCCCAGATCGTACAGCGCATCTGCGGCGTGTGCCCCACGGCGCACTGTACGGCTTCCGTCATGGCCCAGGATGACGCCTTCGGCGTCAAAGTAACCACCAATGGCCGCATTACCCGTAACCTGATCTTCGGCGCCAACTATCTGCAGTCTCATATTCTGCATTTTTATCACTTGGCCGCCCTGGATTATGTCAAGGGCCCCGATGTATCCCCCTTTGTTCCCCGTTACGCCAATGCGGATCTGTTGACGGATCGCATCAAGGACGGAGCCAAGGCCGATGCAACCAACACCTACGGCTTGAATCAGTACCTGAAGGCACTGGAAATCCGCCGCATCTGTCATGAGATGGTCGCCATGTTCGGCGGTCGCATGCCTCATGTTCAGGGCATGGTCGTGGGCGGTGCAACCGAGATTCCCACAGCGGACAAGGTTGCCGAATACGCAGCCCGCTTCAAGGAAGTCCAGAAATTCGTGATCGAGGAATATCTGCCTCTGATCTACACTCTGGGTTCCGTGTACACCGATCTGTTCGAGACCGGCATCGGCTGGAAGAACGTCATCGCTTTCGGTGTTTTCCCCGAAGACGACGATTACAAGACCTTCCTGCTCAAACCCGGTGTCTACATCGACGGCAAGGACGAGGAATTCGATTCCAAGCTGGTCAAGGAATATGTCGGACATTCCTTCTTTGACCATTCCGCTCCCGGCGGCCTGCACTACAGCGTCGGCGAGACGAATCCCAATCCGGACAAGCCCGGCGCATACAGCTTCGTCAAGGCTCCCCGTTACAAGGACAAGCCCTGCGAAGTCGGTCCGCTGGCCCGCATGTGGGTCCAGAACCCGGAACTGAGCCCCGTTGGCCAGAAGCTGCTCAAGGAACTCTACGGCATTGAAGCCAAGAACTTCCGCGATCTGGGCGACAAGGCTTTCTCCATCATGGGCCGCCACGTGGCTCGTGCGGAAGAGACCTGGCTTACCGCCGTTGCCGTTGAAAAATGGCTCAAGCAGGTTCAGCCCGGCGCCGAAACCTACGTCAAGTCCGAGATTCCGGATGCCGCCGAAGGCACCGGTTTCACGGAAGCTCCCCGCGGCGCATTGCTGCACTATCTGAAGATCAAAGACAAGAAGATCGAGAATTATCAGATCGTGTCTGCGACTCTTTGGAACGCCAACCCCAGAGATGACATGGGCCAGCGCGGTCCGATCGAGGAAGCCCTCATCGGCGTGCCGGTTCCCGACATCAAGAATCCCGTCAATGTGGGGCGCCTGGTTCGCTCCTACGACCCGTGACTGGGCTGTGCCGTGCACGTGCTGCACGCTGAGACCGGTGAAGAACACGTTGTCAACATTGACTAA
- the hysD gene encoding NiFeSe hydrogenase maturation protease, whose protein sequence is MKRLLVLGVGNLLLTDDGAGVHAVKELGQENEWDPDKVDFLDGATFTQDIFYIFQEYERVLVLDTVKGGREPGTVYRFTEENLRDNYQQRLSLHDIDLLDSLKMAELLGNKPELMVIGIEPLTISEWSMELSAPVKDKYPKFLEAARREIRALVS, encoded by the coding sequence ATGAAACGACTTTTGGTGCTCGGAGTGGGCAACCTTCTCTTGACCGACGATGGCGCAGGTGTGCACGCGGTCAAGGAACTCGGCCAGGAAAATGAGTGGGATCCGGACAAGGTCGATTTTCTGGACGGAGCCACCTTTACTCAGGATATTTTTTATATTTTTCAGGAATACGAACGCGTTCTTGTGCTCGACACCGTCAAGGGCGGCCGGGAACCCGGAACGGTGTATCGTTTTACGGAGGAGAACCTGCGGGACAATTATCAGCAGCGCCTGTCGCTGCATGACATCGATCTGCTGGATTCGCTGAAAATGGCGGAGTTGCTGGGAAACAAACCCGAACTCATGGTCATCGGCATCGAACCCTTGACCATCAGCGAGTGGTCCATGGAGTTGTCGGCTCCCGTCAAGGATAAGTATCCGAAATTTCTGGAGGCAGCGCGCCGCGAAATCCGCGCGCTCGTGTCCTGA